In Oleiharenicola lentus, the following are encoded in one genomic region:
- a CDS encoding dUTPase, whose translation MDKLEEIFRMQDALNKRIGVNLPPPSDEEKAKWILNYTRAMQQETAELIDSVPWKWWAKYQKFDEQNAKVEVVDLFHFLVSLAQTLGMTPDDVYQAYLKKNAVNHQRQDSGYVKKDEADSKHI comes from the coding sequence ATGGACAAACTTGAGGAGATCTTTCGTATGCAAGATGCGCTCAATAAGCGCATTGGAGTGAATCTGCCCCCGCCCTCCGACGAGGAAAAGGCCAAGTGGATCCTCAACTACACCCGCGCCATGCAGCAGGAAACGGCCGAGCTGATCGACAGTGTGCCGTGGAAGTGGTGGGCCAAATACCAGAAGTTCGACGAGCAGAACGCCAAGGTCGAGGTCGTGGATCTTTTCCACTTCCTCGTCTCGCTCGCGCAGACCCTCGGCATGACCCCGGACGACGTGTATCAGGCCTATCTGAAGAAGAACGCCGTCAACCACCAGCGTCAGGACAGCGGCTACGTGAAAAAGGACGAGGCCGACTCGAAGCACATCTGA
- a CDS encoding UDP-N-acetylglucosamine 1-carboxyvinyltransferase has product MSDLIIHGGKPLSGTITPSGNKNSVLPILCATLLTDAKVTLRNVPLITDVEKLVTFFSEQGSVVAWDRAAGTMTLDHSGFDGSRLNGELPAGMRSSVLLFAPLLQRMKKFALPANAKGCALGIRELDPHLEILEKLGAKVATRGGTLTLSLKDRFRGARHWPDYMSVTATENFVMAAVLAEGESVLLNAASEPHVQDMCAVLAAMGAKIEGLGTSQLTVTGVARLKGGTFTIASDHHEIVTFLALGAITGGEVRVKNSLPHHFDLITRSFAKLGVKVEHDGDTAIVRRRQKLLVEQPFTTNLLPKIEAAPWPYFPVDLLPCMIALSVRAKGEVMFWNKVYEGGFTWMSELAKFGAHVVVSDPHRVTVFGAKPLRPTTVEAPYIIRAAVALYMVAASIPGKSVVKNADTIKRAHPNFVENLRSLGADVEWR; this is encoded by the coding sequence ATGTCCGACCTCATCATCCACGGCGGCAAACCCCTCAGCGGCACCATCACGCCCTCGGGCAACAAGAATTCCGTCCTGCCGATCCTCTGCGCGACGCTCCTCACCGACGCCAAGGTCACGCTCCGGAACGTCCCGCTCATCACCGACGTCGAGAAGCTCGTCACCTTCTTCTCCGAGCAGGGCTCGGTCGTCGCCTGGGACCGCGCCGCCGGCACGATGACGCTCGACCACTCCGGCTTCGACGGCAGTCGCCTCAACGGCGAACTCCCCGCCGGCATGCGCTCCTCCGTGCTGCTCTTCGCGCCGCTTCTGCAGCGCATGAAGAAATTCGCGCTGCCCGCCAACGCCAAGGGCTGCGCGCTCGGCATCCGCGAACTCGACCCGCACCTGGAGATCCTCGAGAAACTCGGCGCCAAGGTCGCCACGCGCGGCGGCACGCTCACGCTCTCGCTCAAGGACCGTTTCCGCGGCGCGCGCCACTGGCCCGACTACATGTCGGTCACGGCCACCGAGAATTTCGTGATGGCCGCCGTGCTCGCCGAGGGCGAGTCCGTGCTGCTCAACGCCGCCAGCGAACCCCATGTGCAGGACATGTGCGCCGTGCTCGCCGCCATGGGCGCAAAAATCGAGGGCCTCGGTACCAGCCAGCTCACCGTCACCGGCGTCGCCCGGCTCAAGGGCGGCACGTTCACCATCGCCAGCGACCACCACGAGATCGTCACCTTCCTCGCGCTGGGCGCCATCACCGGCGGCGAGGTGCGCGTGAAGAATTCGCTGCCGCACCACTTCGACCTGATCACGCGCTCCTTCGCCAAGCTCGGCGTGAAGGTCGAGCACGACGGCGACACCGCGATCGTGCGCCGCCGGCAGAAGCTCCTCGTTGAGCAACCGTTCACAACCAACCTCCTGCCCAAGATCGAGGCCGCGCCCTGGCCCTATTTTCCCGTGGACCTGCTGCCCTGCATGATCGCGCTGTCCGTGCGGGCGAAGGGCGAGGTCATGTTCTGGAACAAGGTCTATGAGGGCGGCTTCACCTGGATGTCGGAACTGGCGAAGTTCGGCGCGCACGTCGTCGTGAGCGACCCGCACCGCGTGACCGTCTTCGGCGCCAAACCCCTGCGCCCGACCACCGTCGAGGCCCCCTACATCATCCGCGCCGCCGTCGCGCTCTACATGGTCGCCGCGAGCATCCCGGGGAAATCCGTGGTGAAGAACGCCGACACCATCAAGCGCGCCCACCCCAACTTCGTCGAAAACCTCCGCTCCCTCGGCGCCGACGTGGAGTGGCGCTGA
- the ruvB gene encoding Holliday junction branch migration DNA helicase RuvB, translated as MAAPPAAGATGLGFITGALSAPTSPTEAALRPLSFGDFAGQPKTVERLQVMVGAAKRRGEALNHILLSGPPGLGKTTLAFILGQELGRNVRVTSGPVIEKAGDLAGLLTNLEEGDLLFIDEIHRIPKTVEEYLYSAMEDFRLDIMIDQGPNARSVRLSIPKFTLVGATTRAGLLTAPLRSRFTLNTRLDYYDRATLEGIVRRSCGLLKVEIDSAGAKEIAARARGTPRIANNLVNFVRDYASEKAKGKITQPVAAAALELLEIDAAGLDEMDKRILRLMAAHYQGGPVGLGTIAIAVGEEADTLEEVHEPFLIQEGYLARTAQGRVLTAKGYGAIGLKAATGGDQATLL; from the coding sequence ATGGCCGCGCCGCCTGCCGCCGGGGCCACCGGATTGGGGTTCATCACCGGGGCGTTGTCGGCCCCGACTTCCCCCACGGAGGCGGCCCTGCGGCCGCTTTCCTTCGGCGATTTCGCCGGTCAGCCCAAGACGGTCGAGCGCCTCCAGGTCATGGTCGGCGCCGCGAAGCGCCGCGGCGAGGCGCTGAACCACATTTTGCTTTCCGGTCCGCCCGGCCTCGGCAAGACCACCCTCGCCTTCATCCTCGGCCAGGAACTCGGCCGCAACGTCCGCGTGACCTCCGGCCCGGTCATCGAGAAGGCGGGCGACCTCGCGGGTCTGCTGACCAACCTCGAGGAGGGCGATCTTCTCTTCATCGACGAGATTCACCGCATCCCGAAGACCGTCGAGGAATACCTCTACTCGGCGATGGAGGACTTCCGCCTCGACATCATGATCGACCAGGGCCCCAACGCCCGCAGTGTGCGCCTTTCGATCCCGAAGTTCACGCTCGTCGGCGCCACGACGCGCGCCGGCCTGCTCACCGCGCCGCTGCGCTCGCGGTTCACGCTCAACACCCGCCTCGACTACTACGACCGCGCCACCCTCGAGGGTATCGTCCGCCGCAGCTGCGGCCTGCTCAAGGTCGAGATTGATAGCGCCGGCGCGAAAGAGATCGCCGCCCGTGCCCGCGGCACGCCGCGCATCGCCAACAACCTCGTCAATTTCGTTCGCGACTACGCCTCCGAAAAAGCGAAGGGCAAAATCACCCAGCCCGTCGCCGCCGCCGCGCTCGAACTCCTCGAGATCGATGCCGCCGGCCTCGACGAAATGGACAAGCGCATCCTCCGCCTCATGGCCGCCCACTACCAGGGCGGTCCCGTCGGACTCGGCACCATCGCCATCGCCGTCGGCGAAGAGGCCGACACGCTGGAGGAAGTCCACGAGCCCTTCCTGATCCAGGAAGGCTACCTCGCCCGCACCGCCCAGGGCCGCGTGCTCACCGCCAAAGGCTACGGCGCCATCGGCCTCAAGGCCGCCACCGGCGGCGATCAGGCCACCTTGCTTTAA
- a CDS encoding glycosyltransferase family 39 protein: MDRPRGRLTLLAVGAALAAYAFFIAWYHAPYAGGSDSSGYLNSARLLLAGRLTAPLTPPAEFPPDLLPRALLAPLGYSPNPRGSDLVPSYPVGLPLHFAAAGRVIGLGPAATLVAVLAALGLVGLLYLTARELGVRPGWAAGLAAAAGLSPLTLFYALQPMSDLVTTTWTVLAMLCALRSARHSGWALAAGAAFSVSVLVRPTNLLLVLPALVALVPNRRAWFTFVAGGVPGARILAAYNHALYGRILTTGYGDVSSLFAFKNVLITLSHYALWIPVVASPLVLAAVALPFLRVSRRKKALLVLWGGILPAFYAFYACTHEHWWYLRFILPSLPAAGIAAVLVLQEVRFPTVLFAARLLPAGDTPANPGPGRSLQLPLTLVLVLATVAWMASWNRELRIRHTELDERAYRLAGEWAAQNLRPGDLVVGCQTSGALLYYAGVSSLNFNELTPEQSARFLAWLDRGARPIHAVLYPFEVDPVRAALPGRWELVTELRQASVWRRTGPAP, from the coding sequence ATGGACCGGCCGCGTGGCAGGCTCACTTTGCTCGCCGTCGGCGCGGCGCTCGCGGCCTATGCCTTCTTCATCGCCTGGTATCACGCGCCCTACGCCGGCGGCTCGGACTCGTCGGGCTACCTGAACAGCGCGCGCCTGCTGTTGGCGGGACGACTCACCGCCCCGCTCACTCCCCCGGCAGAGTTTCCGCCCGACCTGCTCCCTCGCGCGCTGCTGGCTCCGCTGGGCTACAGCCCGAATCCCCGGGGTTCCGACCTGGTGCCAAGTTATCCCGTGGGCTTGCCGCTGCACTTCGCGGCGGCGGGCCGCGTGATCGGCCTGGGGCCGGCCGCCACGCTGGTGGCAGTGTTGGCCGCGCTCGGTCTGGTCGGCTTGCTCTACCTCACCGCCCGGGAACTCGGTGTACGCCCGGGCTGGGCGGCCGGTCTCGCGGCCGCCGCGGGCCTGTCGCCGCTGACCCTGTTCTACGCCCTGCAACCGATGAGCGACCTGGTGACCACGACGTGGACGGTGCTGGCCATGCTCTGCGCCCTGCGCTCCGCCCGCCACTCCGGCTGGGCCCTGGCCGCCGGCGCAGCGTTCTCGGTTTCGGTGCTGGTGCGACCGACCAACCTGCTGCTCGTGCTGCCGGCCCTTGTGGCGCTGGTCCCCAACCGGCGCGCCTGGTTCACCTTCGTGGCCGGCGGCGTTCCCGGCGCGCGCATCCTCGCGGCCTACAACCACGCTCTCTACGGCCGCATCCTCACCACCGGCTACGGTGACGTGAGCAGCCTCTTCGCCTTCAAAAACGTGCTGATCACGCTCAGCCACTACGCGCTCTGGATTCCGGTGGTGGCGAGTCCGCTGGTGCTGGCGGCGGTGGCGCTGCCGTTCCTGCGCGTCAGCCGCCGGAAGAAAGCATTGCTGGTTCTGTGGGGCGGGATTCTCCCTGCATTCTACGCCTTCTACGCCTGTACCCACGAGCACTGGTGGTATCTCCGCTTCATCCTGCCGTCCCTGCCCGCGGCCGGGATCGCAGCGGTCCTTGTTCTGCAGGAAGTGCGATTCCCGACCGTTCTTTTCGCCGCGCGCCTTTTGCCGGCCGGGGATACGCCGGCAAACCCCGGACCCGGCCGGAGCCTGCAACTGCCGCTCACCCTGGTGCTGGTGCTCGCCACGGTCGCCTGGATGGCGAGTTGGAACCGCGAACTGCGCATTCGTCACACCGAACTGGACGAGCGGGCCTATCGGCTGGCGGGCGAATGGGCGGCGCAGAACCTGCGCCCCGGCGACCTGGTCGTGGGCTGCCAGACCTCGGGAGCGCTGCTCTACTATGCCGGGGTCTCCAGCCTCAACTTCAACGAACTCACGCCGGAACAGTCCGCGCGGTTCCTCGCCTGGCTCGACCGCGGGGCCCGCCCGATCCACGCCGTGCTCTATCCCTTTGAAGTGGATCCCGTCCGCGCCGCCCTGCCGGGGCGTTGGGAACTCGTGACCGAGCTGCGCCAGGCCTCGGTCTGGCGCCGGACCGGACCCGCGCCATGA
- a CDS encoding D-lyxose/D-mannose family sugar isomerase codes for MKRSALNRICREAQACFARHHWHLPPAPRWDVTDFGLGDFDRFGLVLITLATEPEYCEKLMYARRGQTTPCHTHARKKEDIICRHGELGLRLWPTRPETGRQEPASLTVPINGAPVSVPTGGLFPLAAGSRVTLVPGVWHEFAPLGDDCIIGEVSTANDDLHDNFFLDPRVGRFPAIEEDEPAAFRLLSES; via the coding sequence ATGAAGCGCTCCGCCCTCAACCGAATTTGCCGCGAGGCCCAGGCGTGCTTTGCGCGTCACCACTGGCACCTGCCGCCGGCGCCGCGCTGGGACGTGACCGACTTCGGTCTCGGCGACTTCGACCGCTTCGGCCTTGTGCTCATCACTCTCGCGACCGAGCCCGAATACTGCGAGAAACTCATGTATGCACGCCGCGGCCAGACCACGCCCTGCCACACCCACGCGCGCAAGAAGGAGGACATCATCTGCCGCCACGGGGAGCTCGGCCTGCGACTCTGGCCAACGCGGCCGGAGACGGGCCGACAAGAACCCGCCAGCTTGACCGTGCCCATCAACGGAGCACCGGTGTCCGTTCCAACCGGCGGGCTCTTCCCCCTCGCGGCCGGCTCGCGCGTGACCCTCGTGCCCGGCGTCTGGCACGAGTTCGCTCCACTCGGCGACGACTGCATCATCGGCGAAGTCTCCACCGCCAACGACGACTTGCACGACAACTTCTTCCTCGACCCGCGCGTCGGTCGCTTCCCGGCGATCGAGGAGGACGAACCCGCCGCCTTCCGGCTGCTTTCCGAATCATGA